Proteins encoded together in one Lathyrus oleraceus cultivar Zhongwan6 chromosome 5, CAAS_Psat_ZW6_1.0, whole genome shotgun sequence window:
- the LOC127083218 gene encoding protein ALP1-like isoform X1, translated as MKNNSYRPYFAAPDSSSTRPASSSIAPTSIGASAIAAQVLTRIDIDESDDSTSDASDDEFAEFLFNSMIYNYHQKYFNKAKVLTSSLTGREFVAEVLNGSGTSCFDLFRMKKECFINFCNELREKNYLCDSRDVLVEEKVATFLFIIGHNVRHRVASIRFQHSTETISRNFKEVLRAVCRFGKELIKQESKEFPERIKNNSKYYPWFKNCIGAIDGTHISASVPAEKQISCRDRKATITQNVMCACDFNMMFTYVYSGWEGSAHDSKILLDAITNQNAEFPWPPRGSFYLVDSGYPCIGGFLPPYRGERYHAQEYRGQGRQPRSPEELFNYRHSSLRMTIERCFGVLKNRFPILKLMPPYKPSRQRLIVIACCAIHNYIRKWNLPDELFRIWEEMDPVELEGIQEGPIIEGTSSNVDNLTRLSNEGAAEMTMKRNHIRDEMWVHRSN; from the exons ATGAAGAATAATAGCTATCGTCCGTATTTTGCTGCGCCAGACTCCTCCTCGACCAGGCCTGCCTCTTCCTCGATTGCACCTACTTCTATTGGGGCATCTGCCATTGCTGCACAG GTTCTAACCAGAATTGATATTGATGAAAGTGATGATTCTACTTCTGATGCAAGTGATGATGAATTCGCAGAATTTCTCTTTAATAGTATGATTTATAATTATCATCAGAAATACTTTAACAAAGCAAAGGTGTTGACATCTTCGTTGACTGGTCGTGAGTTTGTTGCTGAAGTATTAAATGGATCTGGAACAAGTTGTTTTGATTTATTTCGAATGAAGAAAGAATGTTTTATTAATTTTTGTAATGAATTGAGGGAGAAGAACTACTTATGTGACTCAAGAGATGTGCTTGTTGAAGAGAAGGTTGCTACATTTTTATTCATAATTGGTCATAATGTTCGTCATAGAGTTGCTTCAATCCGCTTTCAACATTCCACTGAAACAATATCACGCAATTTTAAGGAGGTATTAAGGGCAGTTTGTCGATTTGGAAAGGAACTAATAAAGCAAGAGTCCAAAGAGTTTCCTGAAAGAAttaaaaataattcaaaataCTATCCTTGGTTTAAG AATTGCATAGGTGCGATTGACGGTACACATATCAGTGCATCGGTTCCTGCAGAAAAACAAATTTCATGTAGAGATAGAAAGGCAACAATCACACAAAATGTCAtgtgtgcttgtgattttaaCATGATGTTTACGTATGTATATTCGGGATGGGAAGGAAGTGCACATGATTCAAAGATTCTTTTGGATGCAATTACAAATCAAAATGCTGAATTTCCTTGGCCACCTAGAG GTTCATTTTATCTCGTTGATTCTGGGTATCCATGTATTGGAGGTTTTCTTCCCCCTTATAGGGGTGAAAGGTATCACGCACAAGAATATAGAGGTCAAGGTAGACAACCCAGAAGTCCGGAAGAGTTATTTAACTATAGACACTCGTCTCTAAGGATGACAATTGAGCGTTGTTTTGGGGTGCTGAAAAATAGATTTCCTATTTTAAAGTTGATGCCTCCTTATAAGCCTTCTAGGCAACGACTCATAGTTATTGCGTGTTGTGCTATTCACAATTATATACGCAAGTGGAATTTACCGGACGAGTTGTTTAGGATATGGGAAGAAATGGATCCTGTCGAACTCGAGGGAATACAAGAAGGTCCTATCATAGAAGGAACAAGTTCCAATGTCGACAACTTAACAAGATTATCTAATGAAGGTGCGGCTGAAATGACAATGAAGAGAAATCATATTAGAGATGAGATGTGGGTACACCGTAGCAATTAA
- the LOC127083218 gene encoding L10-interacting MYB domain-containing protein isoform X2 gives MKNNSYRPYFAAPDSSSTRPASSSIAPTSIGASAIAAQMATNVDISDSKLWPDFVTKVFIDIMVDEVTKGNMPNGVFHNRIWTSMTTKLSSITNRSFKAGQLKAKMHRLRAMYREFYSLLQNTGFGWNAETNTVTASEEVWRNYLKVHDKASQFQKKGCDHYKLLEIIFNKNNATGVLHHSSTQDPPNTDEENELDNQYLNNGSASHVRVNGDSSDDDLHEVEHITRSGKRQVQVRSKKESTSHMMGEALSAWAKASLAKAERYRDRSVEATSRVTSDCSLTKCVTVLDEMEDIPHDAYGKALEKFMNPDWREVFIAMSVERKRGWVLRL, from the exons ATGAAGAATAATAGCTATCGTCCGTATTTTGCTGCGCCAGACTCCTCCTCGACCAGGCCTGCCTCTTCCTCGATTGCACCTACTTCTATTGGGGCATCTGCCATTGCTGCACAG ATGGCAACTAATGTTGACATTAGTGACTCAAAGCTTTGGCCTGATTTTGTAACTAAAGTTTTCATTGACATTATGGTTGATGAAGTTACAAAAGGAAATATGCCAAATGGTGTGTTTCATAATAGAATATGGACCTCAATGACTACTAAGTTGAGTTCCATAACTAATCGATCATTTAAAGCCGGACAACTAAAGGCAAAAATGCATAGGTTGCGGGCCATGTATCGTGAGTTCTATTCACTCTTGCAAAATACCGGATTTGGGTGGAATGCAGAAACAAACACAGTTACTGCAAGTGAAGAGGTCTGGAGAAATTATCTTAAG GTACATGATAAAGCTTCTCAATTTCAAAAGAAAGGGTGTGATCATTATAAGTTGTTGGAAATCATATTCAACAAAAATAATGCAACTGGAGTACTTCATCATTCATCTACTCAAGACCCTCCAAATACAGATGAAGAAAATGAGCTTGACAATCAATACCTTAACAATGGGAGTGCGAGTCATGTACGTGTTAATGGTGATAGTTCAGACGATGATCTACATGAAGTTGAGCACATCACACGTAGTGGAAAGAGACAAGTTCAAGTACGATCCAAGAAAGAGTCTACATCACATATGATGGGAGAGGCACTTTCGGCATGGGCTAAAGCATCTTTGGCAAAAGCTGAGAGGTATAGGGATAGGAGTGTGGAGGCTACTTCACGTGTAACATCAGACTGCTCTCTTACTAAGTGTGTGACTGTTCTGGATGAGATGGAAGACATTCCACATGATGCATATGGAAAAGCTTTGGAAAAGTTTATGAATCCTGATTGGAGAGAAGTGTTCATCGCCATGTCTGTTGAGAGGAAACGTGGATGGGTACTTAGACTTTAA
- the LOC127079910 gene encoding uncharacterized protein LOC127079910 — protein MSKEFDTNLLGVTRPPPESCDERGKRLKLEEESESESESESEQELESDSEQKGFPYWDYTTKPYEDLVYEDFSSRFDNNPIPFRFRCSRFYYRNKAQIKKDDEEAKAVAEYLRDSANISPFDAIPVPPLANVSANNFPKPITTMNDDARTCLTELSKLSLKTYNNDQGSDYQFHNLVKACRCHTPFITYYITFEAKDAATHVDPFNSPIITFQAQVNQFFLEI, from the exons ATGTCGAAGGAATTCGATACCAACTTGCTCGGCGTCACACGACCGCCCCCGGAAAGCTGCGATGAAAGAGGAAAACGGCTGAAATTGGAAGAGGAATCAGAATCGGAATCTGAGTCTGAATCGGAACAGGAGTTGGAATCGGATTCGGAACAGAAAGGATTCCCTTATTGGGATTACACAACGAAACCATATGAAGATCTGGTGTATGAAGACTTCTCAAGCCGGTTTGACAATAACCCTATTCCTTTTCGTTTTAGATGTTCCCGCTTTTACTATAGGAATAAGGCGCAGATTAAGAAAGACGATGAAGAGGCTAAGGCAGTGGCTGAGTATTTACGAGACTCTGCTAACATAAGT CCCTTCGATGCTATCCCTGTTCCACCCTTAGCAAATGTATCTGCCAATAACTTTCCCAAACCCATTACTACCATGAACGATGATGCTCGCACCTGTCTCACAGAACTCTCCAAGCTTTCTTTGAAAACGTACAATAATGACCAG GGTTCAGATTACCAGTTTCATAACCTTGTCAAAGCATGCCGATGTCACACTCCTTTTATTACTTATTACATTACCTTTGAAGCAAAAGATGCTGCCACACATGTTGATCCTTTCAACAGCCCTATTATAACTTTCCAGGCCCAG GTTAATCAATTTTTCTTAGAAATCTAA